Within Mustela nigripes isolate SB6536 chromosome 3, MUSNIG.SB6536, whole genome shotgun sequence, the genomic segment CAACAAGCATTTTTTGGAAACACCCACTCTGTAAAGAGACAGTTGAGGCTCCTCTTCTTAGATATGCAATCTTGTGGAGAATTTGCTGACCTCCTATTGATAAAAAAcgttatttggaaaaaaaaaaagtttgtttccttttgggTAGGAATTTAAGTTggaaattttacttcatttcatttcactctCAATTTTAAGTTGAACAGtttgtaaagttttattagaGATTGTGAAGtgtaaattctaatttattttatttccaggtattctcatcttttttgtgtgtttcatcATCTGTAGTCTTTACCAGCAACTGTGGTTTAACCAATGCAATACAGAAGAATCATTAACTAGGAGAAAATGTcaaatctgaaaatgaaagagGCAGCCCTTATTTACCTTGACAGAAGTGGAGGCCTCCAAAAGTTTATAGATGACTGCAAATACTACAACGGTATGTTCAGCAAAGGtgactttatattttagaaactttaaaataaattcctacatgttactgttctcatttttatatttgtgtatttttacagATTCAAAACAAAGTTATGCTGTCTATCGatttaatattttagtaaatCCCTCTGATATTGTTGAATTGGATGCTGAACTTGGAAATCATATTTTACACAAGCCTTTAAAAGCTGCTCAAGTTTTTCAATCagtaagttaaagaaaaataatttcatgccACATGGAATTTTTGGTAACTTTGTTTGTTTGAAATCGCAGGTCTGTTTTACTGCTGTTAAGACTCTGTCATTAATTGGACAATTACAGACTGAAACTCaagtaagttttatttaaatttaacaagAAAACTAGGGTAAAAAGCTTTGAAGATTacttgtaaataaatatttttgtattcatatttttatttaaaaagatactacATTTTTTCAGAGTTCAATAGAATATCTTAAATACACATCTTTACTTCCTGTATTATCATTTATAACAGTgaacattattatattaaaacattCTAAACTTAccccaaaataaagagaatatgtaTCATTCAGATCTAATAGTTTACAATATTTTGCCATTACCTGCattttttaccaaaatattttaagacaaatcCCAGACATCTTAATGTCACTACTACATCCTTTAGTAGCAACCTCTAAAAGCTGTGGACATTTTTCTTAAACAACCACAATGCCATTATGACCCTTTACAAAATAACAATTTTTGGTATCCTTTAATTTCCAATCCATATTTAAATGTACCTATTTGGGTTCTCAAGAGTATTTCACAATTGATTTGTTCAAATCAGGATCAAAACAAGGTCTATATATTATAATTGGCTATTGTATCTCAttaaatctcttttaatctagagcagtttcctccctctttctttttatacCACTGAGTTTTTGAAGAAACTAGTTAATTGTCCTGTACAATGTTTGGATTTGTCTGATTATGTTCTTATGGTATTTAACTTATTCTTCCATATGCCATATTTCTGGGAAATAGAATTAGCTCTAAAAACTTGCTTAAATTCAGATTCAACTCATTTTGACAAGAATACATCATACTTATTGTCATGTATTTCATACTGCACTGCATTAGGAGAAATAAactgtttttcacttttagtaACCGCACAATTGATCAGTGAGCTCTGGTAATGCCAGTCTGACCTCTTCAATATACACCCTCCCATCAACTTTCACCTAATAGTTTTTGCAGCCACTGATGACCATTATGTAGAATCCATTATTTCATTAGAAGTTgtaaaattgtgatttttctaatttcagcAACCTTTTGAATTTATTAGCTGAAATTGTTCTATAACAGGAGTTTTCTCTCATCAACTATTTTGTTACCCTAAAATACAGTTTGTATCTGAAGGGCAGAGTAAATGATTGattctttccatttataaattttcataGAATAATGAACTGAACTCTGAGAGCCTCCAATGATGACCAATactttttttggtttcatttatcctttttttttttttttttttttttaggaactcATGAGTTTAaaagtatatacaatatatttcaATGAAtctttgtcattctttttgatgtatgTTATTGTGCTTTTGATCCATTGGGAGTCCCataaggtttttgtttatttcgtTTTGACACATCCcatgttttagttttttgtaGCTACCTTGATTTCTGGCACAAAGTGGTGCAACAGGTCTGTATTTTCCTTCCCAGACCTGTAGTCAGCCATTTCCCTTAAGCAGCCTTGgttttttttggtgagaaataatatttaagaaatcacAATCTGGGTACTGGAAGGGTTCATTGCTATTGGATCCTCATTGTTTTATAGGTCTTTTCAGTGGATATAGCCAGGAAATTGcacttttaaggaaaaattctTAGTTCATTATAATATTTGCAATTAAAATGTAAGATTTAGGGGTTTgcatctttaattttatatttaaatcttttgtctTATGCTTAAATTTTGATTCCTGATCACACTAACAAATTATTTACCTGATTTACTCCACAAATATACTTACTATAGTGTAATGCAAGTCCAAAtgaatctgtaattttttaataccatttttacatttctattagATTAATATAGTGCTGAAGTTAACACATTTACCTCCTCTGCGAAGTTATATTCTTGATCTTTGTGAGTTTCCACTTGATTAtgcatctcaaagattttatatGATGCAAGGAATTGTGATTGCAATGACAACTGTAACCAAGTATACACAAGGTGCAAGATTTCTTTGTTCAGATGAAGCATGTCCTCTTTCAAAAGGTAgatataaaactgtaaaacaattTATTGTTTAATCCTAAATCATGTTTACCATTAGTTTTATGAAACATGGAGTAGAAAGAATGGAATAAAACTTGATGTTTCATGTATACAAGTTTACTTTGCATAATCCTCAggtgcattcttttctttcccttctctctcccacaaTATAAGAGGTGCTCTTGGATTTTTGAAGTGCTTCTTCTCATACACTGTTCCATGACTGTTCATGCTGTTTCCTCTCCCTGTAATGTCCTCTCTCAAACCTTTGGCTTATCTTCAGTTCAGTACTTCTCAGGACATCTTTCCATTCATCTCCACTTCTCATTGGGTTGGATGTCatgcctcctttcttctctctgaaccCTCTAAATGAATACCATATATTGAAATTATCTGTTTCTTATTGCTGCCTTTTGAAACTGTGTTTAAGGATCTATATCAAGAGtgccttggggctcctgggtggctcagtccttaagcgtctgccttcgactcaggtcatgatcccagggtcctgggattgagagcagcaccacatcgggctccctcctcagtggggagcctgcttctccctcccccactccctctacttgtattccctttcttgctgtgtctctatcaaataaataaaatattaaaaaaaaaccaaaaagagtgCCTTAGCATAGTGTCTGGCAAGAAATAGCCatgcaataaatgttaattgaCTGCTCTGAACCTACATGCAAAAGTGAATTAATTATACCttgaattagaaaaattttaaaggattgaaAATGGGTAGCTAAATCCAAAAGCAAATTTAGcttacctctgttttcttttaggatttcaGTATATAAGAGTGCATGTGCCTGGTGCTACAGAATCTGCAACAGTAAGAAATGACTTTTTGTGTAATCTATGTTCATCTTCACttcaagaagacagaaaatttaGAGTACTTGGTGGTAAAAATGCATTCATATTTTgtaattacaaatttttaaatagtatttaatatCTTAATATGGAAATTAGATTGAATGTATATTCAAATAACTATTTTTTGCTATTTGCCTTAAGATAAACAGATAGTTGAAATAATCACAGCAAAGGCACTTCATGCTTTTCGAGGATATTCTAAGAACCAGCCATTTAGGTTTCAGTCTCTTACAATTTTTCTAAGAGGTAAGTAAGTTTTGTGTGAACTAAAAACAAATAgctgtaaaatatataaaatatgtaattgacTTGTTTATAGTTATATAGTATAAATGGTACTTCTATATCTTAAGAATCATAGGTCTTATTTTGAGTGTCTTAAAGAGTCATATTTAGCTAATGTATCAGTTATTCATTGAGTCATACatcattcacttaaaaaaaatattagtgcCTGCTATGtcccaagcactgtgctaagtttCAGGGACAAAATTATTTATGGCAATGTTCTCCCATCATTTTATGTTGTGTCTTATGTAAACATtggagttattttatttattttttaaagatttatttatttattgaaagagagagagagtttgtgagcagggggaggggcagaggggaagcagactccccactgagcgaggagatTGATACAGAGCTCAGTGTCCCCCACagggagatcaggacctgagcagaaaccaagagtttcGACCACTTAACttattgagccactcaggcacctatgggattattttataatgtaaacTTCATGAAGATAAGGACTTAGTGTTTTTACTGCACATAGTAaaacctcaataaatatttgcttaaaatatGAATGAGCTGTGACACATGATTAACTGTTGAGAACTGCATGAGTGCAGGCAGAGTCTGCCGTGGAGAAAATCATTATTGGTATTAATTACCCAGAGAAGGATGAGTCTTCATTGAAAAGCCAGAACTGTGAAAATGAGGGTGGGGCTCAGGCTCTTTTCTTGGGCTGAAATTGGAGGAATTAAACTGTTCAGAAGGAGATAACTTGGATGTCAACCATGTATAGGAAACTCAAGATTTAGGGAAACAGAAATTCAAACAAGAACTCTTTCTACTGTCGCCTCACAAGGATGAAGCAGGCATGTAAGCAGAGATGATAataggtcatttttaaaaaagattttatttatttatttgacagagatcacaagtaggcacagaggcaggcagagagagagaggtggaagcaggctccccactgagcagagagtccgatgcagggctgaatcccaggaccctgagatcatgacctgaggcgcaGGCAGAGtctcaagccactgagccacccaggtgccccgataataGGTAATTTTTATATAGCAGTTACTGTGTGCCAGTcacttttacatatattaactcatttaggCGCAACTGCATCAAGTAAGTTCTATTGTTATCTCAATTTTACaatttggaaactgaggcacagagaagtaatttgtccaaagtcacatagctagtatGTAGCACAGCCATCATTCAAATTCAGGCATTCCAGCCTCAAAGTCTatgtttttaattacttaattctATTATATACTACATACAAACCCGATAATATAGAAAGATAAGTGGCTAtccaacttttatttttggtagaaaaccctttcttcaaataaacttaTATAGAAcctaaatgaattttaaagattaaattaatttaaaaaacaggccTTTTGGGATTGACGTTAGAAGAAATAAccagacttcccagcctccttaCCTTTTTTTGACCTTTCCTTGATCTTGAGATACATTTGCCAAACTCTGTAATTCAAGGAACAGTTGAAAaacaatttgcttttattttttcctcataattCATTCTGTATCCTTCAGTTAattgtttttgttagtttgtttgatCAGCTGACtggtttgtagtttttattttctcaattcttGTGCCTGATTCTTCCCTTCCAGTCTACAGGGTATACCATAAGCTCtgtggagcaaaaaaaaaaaaaaaaaaaaaaaaaaggaggggcgcctgggactcagtcagttaagtgtctgccatcaactcaggtcatgatcccagggtctgggatggagttctgcatcaagctccttgctcagtggggaccttgcttcttcctctagctgctgtttcccctgcttgtgcacactctctctctctgacaaataaatgaaatctttaaaaaaaaaaaaaaaaagccagagaaagagaaggaaaaaaatgattaagatcaCCTTTTGATCTTCTTCATGAAGAATGCTAATCCTGTCCCTCCTTTTAAGCCTTTCTTTCATAGTTTTACAACCAGCCAGCTTCTAACTGTGTAATGGAGGATCAAGATTTTTAGTGtatgtttgtaaaataaattttggggggtgcctgggtggattagttgattaagcttccaactcttgattttagctcaggtcttaatcttgGAGTCGTGAGgctcaagcccctcattgggctccatgctgggcatggagaccaCTGAAAACAATCAGTCAATCAACCAACCAATTTTGAATTTGTACAAAAGCATTGCCTAGTCTGTAGATGTGAGAAGGGAAACCTAGTGTACTGCAAGAAGGTAGATTTTGGAGATTGCCAGATCTAGATGTGAATTTCAGTTCTGCTATGTACTGTGTAGCCTTGTACAATTTGCTTAactttcagtttcttcatatacAAAGCAGGAATAGCAATATCTAACAGTTTTCAAttagataataaatgtaaaaatacctGCCTATATTATAGGTAGTgacaataccttttaaaattattttcttctcaaattattatttataggtcattttttattaatgttttttatcatttaatgcaaagacatttcattttaaataggttgatccttgtttttcctttaattgtCTTAGAGGAGACTGTCTTGTTGcttcttaaaattaattcatcatcacctataaatatcaaaatttaccagcaatgaaattgccTTAATTTACATTATCAGTGTTACTCTATATAGAGATTACACACAAAAGTAAATGCTTTACAACTAACTTAAGTACTAAATTCTTACTACCTTTAGGTATTGGAACCATACAAACATGTACAAGTTTCATTTAGtgaatacttattttcttttgtgtttaatcATCTTAGATGAATCAGTGAGTAAAATGAATATAGGAAATGAGTATAAAATTATTGGAATTCCAACCTGTGTAAAAACTTCACAAACTGCTGTTTGTATAGAGGCAAATAGTATCATTTCTTGCAACCCAAAAGGTAAGGAAATTGTTAGTATCATATATTAAcaagtatttaaatttaagtcCATGTGTTCAGGAAATAAGTACTTGCTCAGGAAATAAGTATTGCTGGGCACCCTTCTAAGAACTAGGTGTGTAGTTATAGTCAGGATAATCAAGGTTCCTACTCTTAAATCATATGGGAGACAGTCAGTAAACCTATAAACTAATCAACAAGACAATTTCAGATAATAAAtgctatgaaagaaataaaatgtgataacGTAGAACCTTGCCCACAAGAAGGACTCCTTTTTTTGCCTAacctttattttgattttttcataATTAACAATGAGAAAATTATGTCCAAATGCCAAGAGTTAGACATTCATGAAAAGATTTTTCTACCCAaccttttattttctaactaaAGCAATGTTAAGCAACTTGTGGTCTGAGAAAAAACCCAATACAATAGCATCCTTTTCCTCATCTGAGCTAAACCAATCAAGAATAAGATAATAGAGAAAGGCAGATGGGGGCCAAAATATACCTTTGTTACTGATAATTTCCTTTAACAACTCAAACATAAATAGGCTTGAAGTAAAAGTAGAGAGCAGACCTAGTCTTAACTTGCCACACAAATAATTAAAGTACGAAAGATTAGTTAAATCTTGGataaagttagattttttttaatcactagatAACCATCTGCAATAATAGAGGACCGAGTTAAATTTAAATGCAAGTGGATTCTAGATACCTCTGCTTGTTTTGAAGAGAAAAgcttcttaaaagaataaaagtattgaagaaaagaagcacaaatggacaatagatattttaatgatatttgacATAACTTTTGCTGTGAAATGTTTCCTGACTTACTGATTTGGTAGCAGAACATGACTTATATGTAGGTGAAAAAGTGTGCTTTCTCATGCTGCTCTACAGAATTAGGCAGATTTAACTACCCAAATGTGGCAGGAGCTACACTAAAGTAGGTCTCCCTTTGTCCATTGGCTTGGATGAATAGAAAAAACCATTACTCTGTGATGGTAACCCttaagaggaaggagaaaatgactGAGTTATGCGTGCACAGCTATTCCTCCTAATGATTAGCTgcaataaatcattttttttttttaggagccAGATAGAGTAAGGAAATAGGGAAGATCTAGAATGTCACAGTATAGTTCAGTACAGTGCTTTCTAAGTAGTAGAGAGTAAATCTTCCTTTTTAATAGCACCATTCAAATAATTCCCATTCTGCTGTTTAGCCCTCACTAAAGGtggttattattttaaacatagaaaTATAGAAGCAAACACTGTAATACAGGAGCCCCCCGATCTGGCTTTGTTCATCTAGgccttaaaaggaaaagaatgagggATTTGCTTGCCCCCATCACAGCCAGTCTATGTGGACACATGGAGTAACTGCTTCCTTTTATTATATTCCCTGGAATAAAATTGAGAGACCAAAGTGACCTCTAATCAtagtttaatataatttatattatatatatatataataatttaacatCATAAGAATTTGAGTATGGTTTTACTAGAAGAACtataatttgataatatttttgataaatggaATTAGAGATCTATAatgtcattttcttgttttaaaaccctttttaatatatgtgttaaTATTTACTTCCAGTTCCCTCAGGAATTAGCGACAATTTCAGGTATCTTCTCTCTTTGACTTCCAGCTCATGCTGGAAGTTTACAGCAATACTTGCCAATATCTTTGCATCACAAATTGTTCCTCCTGGGACTTACAATTTACTCAAGCTCTGTTTGCTGATGAGTCTAGTACAGACAAGTGACCGTAACAAGGAACTGAAAGATTGCCtggatattttaattataacaaGTGATACTCTACTTGTAGACAGGTAAAATATGTGATACGAATGTTTTCAAAGTATACATTGGTCACGGATTTGCATAAATCCTTTCCATGAGCATTattacaaaacaaatatttagaattCAACTGGgcactataaatatttaaataaacttttattaatgaatttcaaaactttaaaaacaggaattgataaattggatatttgctttcaatattttgagaATCTAACCACGCAGAATTTCACCAGTTTCCTCACTCAGACCTTTACAAATAAATGCATCCTTCACAGGCTTCCTTTTCCCTCATTCCCTATTTcagtgttctattttttatttgctttcattttaaaataatcttcccCCGAAGAGCCAACAAGCCAATAGGccattgtcttatttttctccaAGATTCCATTAAATAATACTGATGCACTGTATACAAATAAGTCTGTGAAAAGTGCCAAAATTATTGTTTTGGGACTATCACCCTAACTTTGGAATAAACTTCTATTCAGCATTTTGGGGCTCTCCACTAGGAagtaccatttttaaaatcacttaaatgCTCAAAAGCTAGGGATAAACTTCTTATATTAATACCTTGGATGCATttgtaaagcaaaaacaaattcatagaatgaatttaaaatttaaaaaatgcaaatttagcTTAATTGGACAGATGATGTTTTGctaaacttaaattaaaattaaattgcaaTGTAAATGTGGTACTAACTGCTACAGATTGTACCAATTTAATCTTCCACTGATGAGCATGGGAGTATTTGTTTCCTCACAATCTCACCAACA encodes:
- the MCMDC2 gene encoding minichromosome maintenance domain-containing protein 2, which produces MSNLKMKEAALIYLDRSGGLQKFIDDCKYYNDSKQSYAVYRFNILVNPSDIVELDAELGNHILHKPLKAAQVFQSVCFTAVKTLSLIGQLQTETQINIVLKLTHLPPLRSYILDLCEFPLDYASQRFYMMQGIVIAMTTVTKYTQGARFLCSDEACPLSKGFQYIRVHVPGATESATVRNDFLCNLCSSSLQEDRKFRVLGDKQIVEIITAKALHAFRGYSKNQPFRFQSLTIFLRDESVSKMNIGNEYKIIGIPTCVKTSQTAVCIEANSIISCNPKVPSGISDNFRYLLSLTSSSCWKFTAILANIFASQIVPPGTYNLLKLCLLMSLVQTSDRNKELKDCLDILIITSDTLLVDRLLNFSINLVPRGIRHLVSTEIFPTLSRNKYGTGAVSIQAGSALLAKGGICFIGDLASHKKDKLEQLQSVVESRNITVYIPGKKFGDGVNQQMTFPVQCSFWSFVDMDSSSRKNMQKTNTLIGQMDCSLIPTNLLEAFGLLIKCNESSPCSPLLSTVQHTLKKAIDPEGQLYVASKKFTTEDFEKLLAFAKNLNVEFSLEAERMIHGYYLASRRIRTDSISGSKLSASALKYLVSLAEAHARLNLRSKVLKEDALIAALLFETSLTLKYGATVFCVAPNAVFPFELYNEEYLEQRDIYLTQCQQQLQQFITTYGPGTALFTSDE